One window of Alkaliphilus metalliredigens QYMF genomic DNA carries:
- a CDS encoding phage head closure protein, translating to MNAGNLRYKVDVYAKVKFENELKETDYRDEKLKSIWTEIIPQTGSLKNQQVETMLSTVTHKIKCRYVSAKDITKDMHFIYKGHRFDIRYILNPYFKNETLEFFCEEVIE from the coding sequence ATGAATGCAGGGAACCTAAGGTACAAGGTTGATGTATATGCCAAAGTAAAGTTTGAAAATGAACTAAAAGAAACTGACTATAGAGATGAGAAACTAAAAAGCATATGGACGGAGATCATTCCTCAAACCGGAAGCTTAAAGAATCAGCAGGTGGAAACGATGCTCTCCACAGTAACTCATAAAATAAAGTGCAGATATGTTTCGGCTAAAGACATCACCAAAGATATGCATTTTATCTATAAGGGTCATAGATTCGATATAAGGTATATTCTCAATCCATACTTTAAGAATGAAACGCTAGAGTTTTTCTGTGAGGAAGTGATTGAATAA
- a CDS encoding HK97 gp10 family phage protein has translation MASEDGFDLRELDNFQKKLLQKAQKEFPRETYRFLRKAGSKGRTHVARKSRSIVKKKSGNYHKGWKRGKAYKKRSNDAYEVQIRNSAPHAHLIEYGHRQVTKDGREVGFVEGKHVLEKGIKEFQSEYFDMVEDWLDEMLDKGL, from the coding sequence ATGGCTTCAGAAGATGGATTTGACTTGAGAGAGTTAGATAACTTTCAGAAAAAATTACTTCAAAAGGCTCAGAAAGAATTTCCAAGAGAGACATATCGATTCCTTAGAAAAGCTGGGAGTAAAGGGCGGACCCATGTAGCTAGAAAGTCCAGATCTATTGTAAAAAAGAAAAGCGGTAATTATCACAAAGGTTGGAAACGCGGTAAGGCGTATAAAAAAAGAAGTAATGATGCTTATGAAGTACAAATCAGAAATAGTGCACCACATGCACACTTGATCGAATATGGACATAGGCAAGTTACAAAAGATGGACGTGAAGTTGGTTTTGTAGAAGGAAAGCATGTCCTAGAAAAAGGAATCAAAGAATTTCAAAGTGAGTACTTTGACATGGTAGAGGATTGGTTAGATGAAATGTTAGACAAAGGGTTGTGA
- a CDS encoding phage major capsid protein, with product MNRDKILAMITKKEARKAELGTKANETEDVKELRGINTELSTLNTEIAELRSLLDSIPEEGQGEQETSEEDEQRSQPLGAAQVVATYGLRQQQSTEGEGKETELKQKYEQRGADLKEKRSVTYDLDEVPELRATTIGSGALVTQTKYSNTVNQGFNEVSRVIDTVNAVPLNGGESYEKAFEVTVGEGDYTSETGDYNETDPVFDYVSINKAKVTAYTELSDEAMKLPNIEYQAMVRSSITKAIRKKISKQILVGNGGANALVGIFNAPEKVIPPASDIEISEIDADTLDNIIINYGGDEEVEGMGYLVLNKRDLAAFAKVRSTDGKKLYKIKTNGNTGTISSEDSFEVPFIINSICPALSDAGTVAESYCMAYGMMKAYEMPVFSALTVEESRDYKFKTGQIAYRGAVWVGGNTAMYKGFVRVKKVTAT from the coding sequence ATGAACAGAGATAAAATATTAGCAATGATCACTAAGAAAGAAGCAAGGAAGGCTGAATTAGGAACAAAGGCAAATGAGACAGAGGATGTAAAAGAATTAAGAGGAATCAATACTGAACTGAGTACCTTGAATACTGAAATTGCTGAGTTGAGAAGTTTGCTAGATTCTATTCCTGAAGAAGGGCAAGGGGAACAAGAAACATCTGAAGAAGACGAACAAAGAAGCCAACCTTTAGGCGCTGCTCAGGTAGTTGCGACTTACGGTTTGCGACAACAGCAGAGTACTGAAGGGGAAGGAAAGGAGACGGAACTAAAGCAGAAATATGAACAAAGAGGAGCTGACCTGAAGGAAAAGCGATCCGTAACTTATGATCTGGATGAAGTACCTGAATTAAGAGCAACAACTATTGGTAGTGGTGCGCTAGTGACCCAAACGAAGTACAGTAATACAGTTAACCAAGGGTTCAATGAGGTATCAAGAGTGATCGATACTGTTAATGCGGTCCCGCTAAACGGTGGAGAAAGCTACGAAAAGGCCTTTGAAGTAACGGTTGGGGAAGGGGATTACACATCTGAAACTGGAGATTACAATGAGACTGATCCAGTGTTTGATTATGTTTCTATCAATAAAGCTAAGGTAACAGCTTATACAGAGTTATCAGATGAAGCTATGAAGTTACCGAATATTGAGTATCAAGCTATGGTAAGAAGTAGCATTACAAAAGCCATTAGAAAGAAAATCTCTAAGCAAATTCTTGTTGGTAATGGTGGAGCGAATGCATTAGTGGGTATTTTCAATGCTCCTGAAAAAGTAATTCCACCGGCAAGTGATATTGAGATTTCTGAAATCGATGCAGATACTTTGGATAATATCATCATTAATTATGGTGGAGATGAAGAAGTAGAAGGAATGGGGTATCTTGTATTAAACAAAAGAGATCTAGCAGCATTTGCAAAGGTAAGAAGTACTGATGGAAAGAAGCTGTATAAGATTAAAACCAATGGAAACACAGGAACAATTTCTTCTGAGGATTCTTTCGAGGTACCATTCATTATTAATAGTATTTGTCCGGCATTATCTGATGCAGGGACAGTGGCCGAATCTTATTGCATGGCTTACGGTATGATGAAAGCATATGAAATGCCAGTATTCTCTGCATTAACTGTTGAAGAGTCTCGTGACTATAAATTTAAAACAGGTCAAATTGCTTACCGTGGAGCCGTTTGGGTAGGTGGTAATACGGCAATGTACAAAGGGTTTGTGAGAGTTAAGAAAGTAACTGCTACATAA
- a CDS encoding head-tail connector protein yields MSIFLNEVKHHLRIDFDEDDSYLEILISAAEQFMHNATGKSFHETNKLAKTICMMIVADLYENRNMTADKVGQTTKNLVNMMLIQLSYGSDQE; encoded by the coding sequence ATGAGCATATTCTTAAATGAAGTAAAACATCACTTGAGGATTGACTTTGATGAAGATGACTCTTATTTAGAGATTCTTATTTCTGCTGCAGAACAATTTATGCATAATGCCACGGGTAAGAGTTTTCATGAAACAAATAAATTAGCAAAAACCATATGCATGATGATAGTGGCAGATCTATATGAAAACAGAAATATGACCGCTGACAAAGTAGGTCAAACTACTAAGAATCTTGTTAATATGATGCTGATTCAATTGAGCTATGGAAGTGATCAGGAATGA
- a CDS encoding HNH endonuclease family protein — protein sequence MAKHAILKTFYASGKWRKLRLMLINDRGPYCEQCGDLITESINIIAHHKIELTPENVKDYNISLNPDLIELVCFDCHNKEHKRYGYNQKHVYIVYGPPLSGKHTFVKHNMKRGDIVVDMDMLYAAVSGLPGYDKPDKLFSNVIGIHNLLIDHIKTRYGKWNNAWVIGGYADKHKRDKLSNDLGAELVYCDMTQEECFERLLIDEDRKYRQEEWKSYIVKWFNTYTV from the coding sequence ATGGCGAAGCATGCAATACTGAAAACCTTTTATGCCAGTGGTAAATGGAGAAAGCTCAGGCTAATGTTGATAAATGACAGAGGTCCATACTGCGAACAATGTGGAGACTTAATTACAGAGTCAATCAATATTATCGCTCATCATAAAATTGAGTTAACACCTGAGAATGTTAAAGATTATAATATAAGCCTTAATCCTGATTTAATAGAACTAGTATGCTTTGATTGTCACAACAAAGAGCATAAGAGATATGGGTACAATCAAAAACATGTATATATAGTCTATGGACCACCTTTATCCGGGAAACATACTTTTGTAAAGCACAATATGAAAAGAGGAGATATCGTGGTTGATATGGACATGCTTTATGCTGCTGTATCCGGTTTACCTGGCTATGACAAACCAGATAAGTTATTCAGCAATGTAATTGGGATACACAATCTGTTAATAGATCACATCAAGACACGGTATGGTAAATGGAATAATGCCTGGGTGATTGGTGGGTATGCTGATAAACATAAGCGAGATAAGCTATCAAATGATCTTGGAGCTGAACTTGTATACTGTGACATGACTCAAGAAGAGTGCTTTGAACGTTTACTGATTGATGAAGATCGTAAGTACAGACAAGAAGAATGGAAGAGCTATATAGTAAAGTGGTTTAATACCTATACAGTATAA
- a CDS encoding phage portal protein has product MILKSLFRTRNPSNMNYATMLNGNTPIFSQFGDNIYSSDVVQMCIDCIATECSKLQPKHVRLDKNDMQVNVKGSLNRLFKFAPNELMTTRDFIEKIIWLLYMNYNAFIYPVFEYKGPKGSRAKEYKALYPLNPIQVDYLQDQTGKLFVKFYFNGGQDFTLPYSDVIHLRKKFSVNDIMGGGLNGQPDNVALLKVLEINDTVLQGLEKAIKTSLSIRGILKISTMMDDEKQKKERERFEKAVSSGTTGILPMDLKGEYTDLKVDPKLIDKDTLEFLQNKVLNYYGVSVPILSGDFTDEQYQAFYEKTLEPIVISLGQAFSKTIFSTGEIDRGNEIVFYPEKLLFTNTKNRIAVADILGNRGALTNNDLLELFGYPPYEGGTERFMSLNYIHTSLANEYQMKRAGMKEREVDKDA; this is encoded by the coding sequence TTGATACTTAAAAGCTTGTTTCGTACAAGAAATCCCAGCAATATGAACTATGCCACAATGCTAAATGGCAATACTCCTATATTTAGTCAATTCGGAGATAATATTTATTCATCAGACGTGGTACAAATGTGCATTGATTGCATAGCGACAGAATGCAGCAAGTTACAGCCAAAGCATGTAAGATTAGATAAAAATGATATGCAAGTCAATGTAAAGGGGAGTCTTAATAGACTATTTAAATTTGCTCCAAATGAGTTGATGACAACTCGTGATTTTATAGAAAAAATCATATGGCTGCTATATATGAATTATAATGCTTTCATTTATCCTGTATTTGAGTACAAAGGTCCTAAGGGTAGTAGGGCAAAAGAGTATAAGGCACTCTATCCTTTGAATCCCATCCAAGTTGATTATCTACAAGATCAAACCGGTAAGTTGTTTGTGAAATTCTATTTTAATGGTGGACAAGATTTCACTTTGCCTTATTCTGATGTGATTCATCTAAGAAAAAAGTTTTCTGTGAATGACATCATGGGTGGCGGCTTAAATGGCCAACCGGACAATGTTGCATTATTAAAAGTACTGGAGATTAATGACACTGTACTTCAAGGTTTAGAAAAGGCAATCAAAACGAGTCTTTCTATTCGTGGAATATTAAAGATTAGCACCATGATGGATGATGAAAAACAAAAAAAAGAACGCGAGAGATTTGAAAAAGCTGTTTCATCGGGGACGACAGGTATACTGCCCATGGATCTTAAGGGAGAATACACAGATTTAAAAGTAGATCCTAAGTTAATCGATAAGGATACCCTAGAGTTTCTTCAAAATAAGGTTCTAAACTACTATGGGGTATCAGTGCCTATCCTAAGTGGCGATTTTACTGATGAGCAATACCAGGCCTTTTATGAAAAGACTCTAGAACCTATTGTGATTAGTTTAGGGCAAGCTTTTTCAAAAACAATATTTAGCACTGGGGAAATTGATCGTGGGAATGAGATCGTCTTTTATCCTGAAAAACTTCTATTCACTAACACTAAAAACAGAATAGCTGTTGCAGATATTTTGGGTAATCGTGGAGCACTGACTAATAATGATCTACTTGAGTTATTTGGATATCCACCATATGAAGGAGGAACAGAACGATTTATGAGCCTTAACTATATCCACACTTCACTGGCGAATGAATATCAGATGAAAAGAGCAGGAATGAAGGAAAGAGAGGTCGATAAAGATGCGTAA
- a CDS encoding HK97 family phage prohead protease, whose amino-acid sequence MRNKKLPQNNEVITRSFGIADFRADDEEKSVEGHAAVYDQKTNIGGYFYEVIERGAFDGCDFDDVLFFVNHDTRKIPLARSRRNNGNSTMQIKTDDKGLHIKSKLDTEENAEARSLYSSIKRGDIDGMSFMFHIKEARWTDLDTDMPTRHILKFRKVFEVSAVNMPAYSGTDINVRDQAALDNAAVALENARSKELDNSSNELELVKFKTQILMKG is encoded by the coding sequence ATGCGTAACAAGAAATTGCCACAAAACAATGAAGTAATCACAAGAAGTTTTGGAATTGCTGATTTCAGAGCTGACGATGAAGAAAAATCTGTTGAGGGACATGCTGCCGTATATGATCAAAAGACAAATATAGGTGGCTATTTTTATGAAGTTATTGAAAGGGGAGCTTTTGATGGTTGTGATTTTGATGATGTTTTGTTTTTCGTAAATCATGATACAAGAAAAATCCCCCTTGCTAGAAGCCGAAGAAATAACGGTAATTCGACCATGCAGATAAAAACCGATGATAAGGGTCTGCATATTAAGTCCAAGCTAGATACTGAAGAGAATGCTGAAGCAAGAAGTTTATACAGTTCAATTAAGCGTGGAGATATTGATGGGATGTCGTTTATGTTTCACATCAAGGAAGCAAGATGGACTGACTTAGATACCGATATGCCTACACGCCATATCTTGAAATTTCGAAAAGTATTCGAAGTGAGTGCGGTTAATATGCCAGCTTACTCCGGTACTGATATAAATGTTCGTGATCAGGCTGCATTGGATAATGCGGCAGTGGCATTGGAGAATGCTAGATCGAAGGAGTTGGATAACTCTTCAAACGAGCTAGAATTAGTAAAATTCAAAACACAAATTCTGATGAAAGGTTAA
- a CDS encoding terminase large subunit — MLLNENINGTHSWLIEYINRCKSGEIIIGYELMQELDVLLRHFNNPEITVDFTDAHKRIKFIETKCKHFEAPFAGKPFILMLFQKAFIEAIYIFKIYDEEVGRLIRLYQDVLYLVSRKNGKTPLISAMCLAEFFCGPMGLRILCSSNDYEQADLMFQAINSMREESPGLEKVTRKNIKGVFFGNPKKPKKNGKFSYKNKGTIRKISAKTGAKEGRNIGVGAVDEVHEMKDDTSVMPIRQALSTQDEPLFFELTTEGVVNDGYLDNRLKEARQVLDGELERPRWLIWLHTQDNEQEIWQNEKSWHKSNPGLGVIKKWSFMRKMIEEAKNSKSKRVFVLSKDFNIKQNNAAAWLTPEDIENLETFDIEEFRNCFAIGGVDLSKTGDFCSARALLMKPGSDKKYFLQHYFIPEAKLNTLNREEERKYREWVRQGLITLSDGNENDFRHVTAWFVKLFKEYGIRFYKVGYDKWSAVYWRKEMEEYGFDTQKVDQNWGSMSEPMKLLEVDLKSNKVVYNNHPIDRLCLENTAMNVNTKEEIMPIKIQGKDDKKIDGAVTKMICYRVYIDNKIEFLELVKRTA; from the coding sequence ATGCTGTTAAATGAAAATATTAATGGAACTCACTCATGGCTCATAGAGTATATCAATAGATGCAAATCCGGTGAAATTATAATTGGTTATGAGTTGATGCAGGAATTAGATGTTTTATTGAGGCATTTTAATAATCCAGAAATAACGGTAGATTTTACAGATGCTCATAAGCGGATCAAGTTTATAGAAACAAAATGCAAACACTTTGAGGCTCCTTTTGCTGGGAAGCCTTTTATATTAATGTTATTCCAGAAGGCCTTTATTGAGGCTATATATATATTTAAAATATATGATGAAGAAGTAGGTCGATTAATAAGACTATATCAAGATGTTCTATATTTGGTTAGTAGAAAAAATGGGAAAACTCCACTGATTTCAGCTATGTGTTTAGCTGAATTTTTTTGTGGACCCATGGGATTAAGAATACTATGCTCAAGTAATGACTATGAACAAGCGGACCTGATGTTTCAGGCTATTAATTCCATGAGAGAAGAGAGTCCAGGACTTGAGAAAGTCACTAGAAAAAATATAAAAGGTGTATTCTTTGGGAATCCCAAGAAGCCTAAAAAGAATGGAAAGTTTTCATACAAGAACAAAGGAACGATTAGAAAGATATCAGCAAAAACAGGAGCCAAGGAAGGTAGAAATATAGGAGTAGGGGCTGTTGATGAGGTTCATGAGATGAAGGATGATACATCTGTTATGCCTATTAGACAAGCTTTATCAACACAGGATGAACCTTTGTTTTTCGAACTGACAACTGAAGGAGTCGTAAATGATGGATATCTAGATAACCGCCTAAAGGAAGCACGTCAAGTATTAGACGGAGAACTAGAACGTCCACGCTGGCTCATATGGTTACATACACAGGATAATGAGCAAGAAATATGGCAAAATGAAAAATCTTGGCACAAAAGCAATCCTGGGCTAGGTGTGATTAAAAAGTGGTCATTCATGCGGAAGATGATCGAAGAAGCTAAAAACAGTAAATCTAAGAGAGTATTTGTTTTATCCAAGGATTTCAATATCAAACAAAATAATGCAGCTGCTTGGTTGACCCCAGAGGATATTGAGAATTTGGAAACCTTTGATATAGAAGAGTTTAGAAATTGCTTTGCCATAGGTGGTGTAGATTTAAGTAAAACAGGTGATTTTTGTAGTGCTAGGGCCCTACTGATGAAACCGGGTAGTGATAAAAAGTATTTCTTGCAGCACTATTTTATTCCTGAAGCAAAACTGAACACTCTCAATAGGGAAGAGGAAAGAAAATATAGGGAGTGGGTTAGACAAGGATTGATAACATTATCTGATGGTAATGAAAATGATTTTAGGCACGTTACCGCATGGTTTGTAAAACTATTTAAGGAATATGGTATTCGATTTTATAAGGTGGGTTATGATAAGTGGTCAGCTGTCTATTGGAGAAAAGAAATGGAAGAGTACGGATTTGATACACAAAAGGTAGACCAAAATTGGGGAAGCATGTCAGAGCCTATGAAACTTCTGGAGGTAGATCTTAAAAGTAATAAGGTAGTATACAACAATCATCCAATCGATAGGCTATGCTTAGAAAACACGGCAATGAATGTGAATACCAAAGAAGAAATAATGCCTATTAAGATCCAGGGAAAGGATGATAAAAAGATTGATGGAGCCGTTACGAAGATGATTTGTTATAGGGTTTATATTGATAACAAAATAGAGTTTTTAGAATTAGTTAAAAGGACTGCTTAG